The nucleotide window TACCGTGGCCGACCTGCGGGCGGTGCACGGGGTGCTGGCCGGGGCCGACCCCCGGGACCCGCGGACCGTGCCGGCCCCCGCGTTCGGGCCGGCCCCGCAGGCACCGGTACGGGTCGGGGTCGCCGCCGACCCCGGCGGGCTGGGCGTCCACCCCGACGTGCGGGCCGCCGTGGAGGCCGCCGCGCGGGCCCTCGCCGACGCCGGCCACCCGGTGGAGGAGGTCACGCTGCCGCACTTCGAGGAGGCGTGGGACGCCTACGCCCGGTTGGTGATGACCGACTACAGCCTGACCTGGGAGGTGGTGCGGACGCTGATGCCGGAGGACGGCTGCCGGTTCCTGGAGATGTCCATGGAGCGCAAGCCCCCGGTGGATCTGGCCGGATACGTGAAGCTGACCGGCGTCCGGCTCGGGGCGCAGCGGGCCTGGGCGGCGTTCCAGCGGGAGTACCCGCTGGTCCTCGGGCCGGTGTTCACCGAGCCGCCGGTCGAGCCGGGGCTGGAGTCGCGCGGTCCGGCCGAGTTGGACCGGGTGTGGACCGCGCAGCGGCTGTGCTCGGTGACGACCTTCCTGGGCATACCGGCGGTCGCGGTGCCCACCGGGGTGGTCGCCGGCGTGCCGCAGGGCGTGCAGGTGATCGGCCCGGCCCACCGCGAGGACCTGTGCCTGGACGCCGCCGGGGAGATCGAGGCCCGGCTGGGCACCCTCACCCCGATCGACCCGCGCGGCTGAACGCGGACGGGCGCCGGCGGCCGTCCAGGCCGCCGGCGCCCCGACTCCGGGAAAGCGGCGCTCAGTCCAGCAGCACCGGCAGCCGCTGCACCCCCAGCAGGAACCGCGGCGCCACCTCGTCGCCCGCCACCGCCAGCCGCAGCTTCGGGAAGCGCCCGAACAGCTCCCGCATCGCGATCTCCACCTCGGTCATGGCCAGCGTGGACCCCGGGCAGAAGTGGGGGCCGCGGCTGAACCCCAGGTGCGGGTTGGGGGTCCGGGTGACGTCCAGCACCAGCGGGTCGGGGAACTCCGCCGGGTCCCGGTTGGCCGCCGCCAGCACCACCAGCACCCCCTCACCGGGCGCCACGGTGACCCCGCCGACCTCGACCGGCTCGGTGGCGAAGCGGCGGAAGGCGTGCTTGACCGGGGCGGCGTGCCGCATCACCTCGGCCAGCGCCACCGACCAGGTGGTCCGCCCGGAACGGATCAGCGCCAGCTGGTCGGGGCGGTCCAGCAGGGTGAGCACGGTGAGCGCGATCAGCTGGCGCACCGAGTCGTGGCCGGCCTGGATCACCAGGATGGCCAGCGCGGCCAGTTCGTCGTCGGTGAGGCGTCCGCCGTCCTCGTCGCGGGTCCT belongs to Streptantibioticus cattleyicolor NRRL 8057 = DSM 46488 and includes:
- a CDS encoding amidase — protein: MDTQLWQMSATALAAAVTAGDVAATEVVEAHLARIDEVNPAVNAVTGLLADRARQAAKETDRRRAAGERLGPLAGVPFTVKDNIHVAGSPTTQGVPAFKELIAPADSPPVDRLRAAGAIPIARTNMPDMGMRGMHTRSGTHGDTVNPWNPALTPGGTSGGDAVAVATGLAPLGLANDWEGSNRIPAQFCGVTGMRPSYGRYASDNRLAGREPQLSSMLFPVDGPLARTVADLRAVHGVLAGADPRDPRTVPAPAFGPAPQAPVRVGVAADPGGLGVHPDVRAAVEAAARALADAGHPVEEVTLPHFEEAWDAYARLVMTDYSLTWEVVRTLMPEDGCRFLEMSMERKPPVDLAGYVKLTGVRLGAQRAWAAFQREYPLVLGPVFTEPPVEPGLESRGPAELDRVWTAQRLCSVTTFLGIPAVAVPTGVVAGVPQGVQVIGPAHREDLCLDAAGEIEARLGTLTPIDPRG